The following is a genomic window from Candidatus Woesearchaeota archaeon.
CCCGAAATACAGCATAAATATTTCAAAAGTAAAAGCTGGAGATTACGTAATTTATGAACAACTCAAATACAAAAAAGACAAATTATACGTTGAAATAGACAAACAAACGAAAAATAAAGATTCAGGAACAATACTTAACACGCTAAACGAACTAGGATATTTCTGTCAATAAGCAAATAAATTTAAAAAACCAAACAAATTCTTATTCACATTGCTCATAAATGAGGGGGTAGCGAAGTCTGGTCAAACGTGACAGACTCAAGCAATGATTGCGCTCATTGAACGCATTGTCAAGCGCGGTACAAGACCGCACGAACAGTTTGTTTGAGTGATGAGCCAAGAGGCGATGAATAAACAAAAGCTATTCCGCTAAGAAAACTTTGCTAAAAGCAAGGAAACATTTGAGGAATCTGTTCCCTTAGTGGGTTCGGGGGTTCGAATCCCTCCCCCCTCATGAGTAAATTGAATGAGGGTGAGGCACAGAACGAAAGTGATGATGTCTCCCTCTCCATCTTCTCAAAATTAGAAATTTTTGGATGCGTAAAAAGGGTTTTTTAGTACACGGAAATTATTGATTTCCTTTGTGCAGAATGCTTATTTTCCTTGTATGGACCAAAAAAGCAGGCATAAAGTCTACTGAATTTTAAGTCTGGTAACGTGAAGAGAGGGGGAAGGCACAGAACAAAAGTGATGATTTATTCTTTAATCACCACAAAATAGTAATATTTATATATTTCATTCGGCTCTCTGTTTACATGATTGATGAATTGAATGCTCTAAGAATAATTAGAGACTTGTATGATATGATCCCCTTCAAAGATTCTGTCTATGAAATTGATAGTGCAGGGGATATTGTTAGCGGCTCAGATTTTTCATTTGAATTGACGTATAAAATAAACAATATTGACAAAATAGCTCTTCAGGATGTAATAAAAAACAATAAAGAAGTTTATTTAACTAAGGTGGATCATTGTCCTGAAGACAATGTTTCCTACGAAGGAACTTTAGGTAACATTAAGTGGGGCATAAGTCTTGAACTTTTTAATGTAGACGACAGAAAAGATAAACAAGGATCTAAGCTCGAAGTTGCTGTAGGAACTGAGTTTCCAGAAGATCAAAAAAACATGGATGATTATAAAGTTGATTTTACACCTGTTTTTAATATAGTTTCTCAATACGTAGAAAGAGTATTGAACACAAAGAAGGAGTAATTCTATTTGCTCATTTCTGTTTTTTCTTATATTCGAGTTATTAAAAAACTTTAAAAAGCATCAATTTCACTTTTTAATAATATGGATCCATTCTTAGAACTAGGAACAATAATACTACTAACACTAATAATCTCATTTATAATAAGAGCACTAAAACAACCAAGTATAATAGGCTACATAATCGCAGGAATAATTGCAGGACCATACTTCTTGAACTTAATAGAAAATACAGAAACAATACATTTACTCTCACAAATAGGAATTGCTCTTCTACTATTCATAGTAGGTATAAGTCTAAACCCAAAACACATAAAAGATACAGGAAAAATATCTATAATAACAGGTTTAGGACAAGTTCTATTTACAAGTATCGCAGGACTTATTATTTGCCTAACAATAGGCTTTAATCTAACAGAAAGCATATACATAGCTATCGCAATAACTTTTAGTAGCACCATAATAATAATGAAACTACTATCTGACAAAGGGGCATTAGAAACACTTTACGGAAGAATATCTATGGGCTTTTTAATAGTTCAAGACATAATTGCTGCACTAATACTCATGATTGTTCCAGCACTTGCCAGCCAATCAGGCAACATATTGATGAATGTAACAGAAACAATACTAAAAGGAGTCGGAATAATTGCGATAATACTATTGTTTGGATTCACATTTTTACAAAAAATAGTAGAAAAAACCGCCAAAAACCAAGAACTTCTATTATTACTATCAATCTCTTGGGTATTAATAGTTGCAAGCATATTTCACTTAGTAGAATTTTCAATAGAAATAGGAGCACTAGTAGCAGGAATGACTCTTAGTATATCCAAATACAGACACGAGATTTCTTCAAAACTAAGGAGTATGAGAGATTTTTTCCTAATACTATTTTTCATATTGTTAGGATCACAACTAATAATACAAGACGTAATAGGACACTTACCAACAATCCTAATACTTTCAGCATTCATCTTAATAGGAAACCCAATAATTGTTATGATACTAATGGGGATATCAGGATACACTAAGAAAAACGGTTTTATGGCAGGACTTACAGTTGCACAAATAAGTGAATTCTCCTTAATTTTAGTCGCATTAGGACTAAATCTAGGCCAACTAACAGAAACAATAGTATCTATAGTGACAATGGTTGGCTTAATAACAATAGCAGGCTCAACATATATGATAATGTACTCAGAAAAAATATATGGAAAAATCAAAAATTTACTAAATATCTTTGAAATAAAAGGAAAAAAGAAAGATCAATACGATACACATATCGGAAAAGAATACGCGGTATTCATGATAGGTTGTAACAGAACAGGATTTGAAATACTGCACATGCTAAAAAAACAAAAACAAAAAACCTTAGTTATGGATTACAATCCAGAAACAATAAAAAAACTAACAACCGAAGGCACAGATGTTGTGTATGGGGATGCTTCAGACATAGAAACCATAAATGAAATAGACCTTAAAAACACGAAACTTCTAATATCAACGATAACAGACTTTGACTCAAATGCCATGCTAATAAATTTAGTAAAAGAAAAAAACAAAAACATAATGATATTTATGATGGCAAATGAAGCCGAAGAAGCCTTAGAACTATATGAAAAAGGAGCAACTTACGTGATAGTGCCTCATATGGTTGGTGGATTTCATGCCTCTGCAATTCTAGAAAAACACGGGTTTGACATAAAAAAAATTTTGAAAGAAAAACTAAAACACAAAAACAGACTAGAAAAAATAAGAAAAGAAAATCAAAGTGATAAAACCATTTAACTTCTTAAAAAATAAAAACACTACACAAAAGATTAACTATATAAAATAAAAGGAAGTACAAATAACATGATAGAAATAATTCCTGTAGGGGGATACAGCGAAATAGGAAGAAACTGCACAATCGTTAAATGGAAAGACGAAGCAGTAATGCTCGATTTAGGGTTGATGATGGAAAATTATGTTCCAATACAAGAAGAAAATGAAAAAATGCCATTAGACCTCTTAATAAGGGAGCAAGCAGTTCCAGATCTTGACGCAGTACGCGAAGAATTAAAGTACATAAAAGGAATAATAATAAGCCATGCACACCTAGATCATATAGGCGCAATACCGCACTTCATAAACAAAATAAAAGCACCCATATACGGAACAAAATTCACCATCGAAATAATAAAAGCAATCCTTGATGATAAAAAAACAAAAACAGGCACTAAACTAATAACAAAAAAAACAAACAGCCAATTTAAAGTCTCTAAAAACCTCAAAATACAATTTATACACGTAACACACTCAACACCACAATCAGTTATAATTGCAGTACACACACCAGAAGGCACAGTAGTATACGCTAACGATTTTAAATTTGATGAAGACCCAGTCTTAGGAGAAAAAACCAACTTTCAAGCACTTAGTAAGCTAAAAAATGT
Proteins encoded in this region:
- a CDS encoding cation:proton antiporter; protein product: MDPFLELGTIILLTLIISFIIRALKQPSIIGYIIAGIIAGPYFLNLIENTETIHLLSQIGIALLLFIVGISLNPKHIKDTGKISIITGLGQVLFTSIAGLIICLTIGFNLTESIYIAIAITFSSTIIIMKLLSDKGALETLYGRISMGFLIVQDIIAALILMIVPALASQSGNILMNVTETILKGVGIIAIILLFGFTFLQKIVEKTAKNQELLLLLSISWVLIVASIFHLVEFSIEIGALVAGMTLSISKYRHEISSKLRSMRDFFLILFFILLGSQLIIQDVIGHLPTILILSAFILIGNPIIVMILMGISGYTKKNGFMAGLTVAQISEFSLILVALGLNLGQLTETIVSIVTMVGLITIAGSTYMIMYSEKIYGKIKNLLNIFEIKGKKKDQYDTHIGKEYAVFMIGCNRTGFEILHMLKKQKQKTLVMDYNPETIKKLTTEGTDVVYGDASDIETINEIDLKNTKLLISTITDFDSNAMLINLVKEKNKNIMIFMMANEAEEALELYEKGATYVIVPHMVGGFHASAILEKHGFDIKKILKEKLKHKNRLEKIRKENQSDKTI